ATCGGGTTGATTCTCAGAGCAGTTCAGAACAGGGGAAGAGGTCCTCTGCGTTGGGGCAACAATGGAAGGTAGGCACTACCTCTACCCTTCTGTCCTGGCGTGATACTGTCTTGGGGATTAAAAAGGTAAGCAACTCATCTTCCTTCTCCAAGGATGAGTTGAGGATGTTTGATAATTCTGGGAGATTTGCTGTTCAGAATTTTAGAGTTCCGGATTTGGTCCTCTTTCCAGAGATTTCAGGTTCAGGTTTGGATAGTGATGTGAGAGAGATTAAAGGGAGCGTTGGAGTGCAAGATGGTCAGCTCATGGATTCTGCTAGGAAGGCTCGATGGTATAGTGGTGTGTTAGAAGCGGCTGAAGCGATAGATGCGGTGGTAGTGCAGAATGGTGGTTCCCCTGCTGCTGTTCTTTCAGTGGGGCAGGGGTTCTTGGAAAAAGGGttgctttctttcctttttcaggGTCCCTCGGCTGGAAGGTGGAGCAGATGCCTCCAATGCGCTGATGCTCCGCGCCTACGCTTTAGTTTTCTTGCTGCCCCCTCTATTCTGTCGTTGATGGTGGGATTAAGGAATTCGGTTTTTCCGAGGACCTCCCCTTCTGCGGGTGTGAGGTTTGGGTGTGGGCTTTTGGAGAGCGTCGAGTCTTCTGAGTTGGTCGCTTCTGGTTTTAGTGCAGCTGTCGATGAAGCTTCTCCGCCGCTTCAGGTAGACCCGCTGGTTCTGCCGGAGTCTCACCTTTCTTCGAGTTTGGTACCTGTGGTTGGGGGTGCGGAAGTTGCAAGTTCTTCACTTGAGGAGGGGCCTTCAGCAGAGGTTCCAGTTCAGCAACCTCGCCGGCGGGGGCGTCCTAAAAAGTTTCCCCCTTGTCAGAGACCTATTGTTCTGCCTCCGGTTCTTGAGGAGGTTCAGGAGGATCTTTTCACCTCTACACCCTTGGCGTCGGAGGCTCCAGATCAAGCTAGTGGAGGGCGTTACTTCACGCGATCGAAAAAGACCTGGCTTGTTGGTAAAGTCTTGGGGCTAGAGTTTGAGGGGAATGACATTGATGTTATTCGAGGTCTGGAAAAGGTATACGAGGAACACTTTATGTCTTGATTTATTTTGTTTCTATAGGGTTTTGCTTGTATAGTCTTAGGGTCTTCTTTTTGGCTTGTATCCCTTGGCTTGGTctgaattgttttttttttattatctgTCAAGCTGCCTTGGTTTTATTGTGGTTGTTCTCTCTTCTTAAGGGTTTTGTCCTTAAGGGtttttttgtggataataatatataatcctttatatttcaaaaaaaaaataattgatattgatattccGTTCATTCAGTCCAAAAGAGCACACACACCTTCAGAAGAAATCAACAcgcaacaataaaataaaacaaaaagctTCGCTGGTTGCGATTCattgggagttgggtttggcaccccacctatggggcttggcaccccactttatcaaatacggaatttaaagttccgtattctccatattgaatacggaacttaaaattccgtactgtatttaagcatgcgtgtcacattttcaaccactcattatatactaaaacagatacggaattttattttccgtattgatacggaaatttaaattccgtatctattttagtggggtgcaaagcctaagggtggggctccaaacccaactccccgaTTCATTCGAAGTTGATACCAACCTTCCTCTGTTCCACTTTTCACACACTCCATCATTTTCCctcattttcttccattttccCGTGATGGCCGTTGCGGCATTCAAGTCCTCTTCCAGAAGAGGAGGAAACCACTCTTCCACCACCGCACCCGCCGCCGCCACGTCATCATCTTCCGCCACCagatcctccaccaccaccaccgccaacaACAGAGCTCCGGCTCGGAGGTCGAGGAGCGTCAGCGCGTTCGCGCGGAGTACCAGCTCCGATGACGTTGCCACTGAGTTTCTCAACAAGAGGAACAACCCTCTCTTCGACGAAACCGTTCTCGAAACTTCAACGCCGGCTCAGGCTGCATCCAGCGGCGGTGACAGGGGGCGTTCTGTGGCCCGAAACTCCGAACCGGGTCGGAGTCTCTCCCGGGTTGACACCGGTCGCCGGACGCGTTCCGCTTCGCAGTGTCCGGTTTCGCGGCGGAACTTGAGTTATTCCACTTCCGAGGTGTGTATCAGACTGTAATCTACGTTAGATTGTTCTTTCAGTAACAGTTAATGCTACTAAGgaaaattcaattcaattcatttgcatatttgttgtttgggcagAGTGAAGCGGAAAGTAAAGGTGAGAGTGTTATCAAATTTGGAGGGAGTAGTAGAAGAAGTGGTTTGGTTGGAAGAAGTGATTATGGTGTGACAGATAGGGTGAAAGATCTGAACACTTGGACTAGTCTGCATTCGTCTGATGAAGTCTCTGATTCTTTTACTGGAACATTGGTATGTATGATTCTTCTCTTGCTGGTGTGTTTTTGCTGTTATAGAGTACTAACATGGATATGAGTACATGGCATGGATTTGGGATACCTGAAATCTTAAATATCATAAATACAGGACTGTTAAATCTGTAATACATGTCAAATTAGTATGTAATTAATGTGTAAATACAAAAACTGGCATGGTTGAATGTGTTCTGAGCTGAAACTTGGGTATTTGCCTATTTGGCATCCCTTAGTGAAGTCGGTATTTTAGTCTCCAGAATTGAGTTTGCCCAGAAAGTACTTAATATAGCTTTTGTGTTTATGGGAATTGATTCATTCTAGTTGCctcattgttttcttttcattatCCCAAAAGTAATTTTAATCAAGGCTATTTAAATATCATTACCctggaaaaattatttttctcgtAAATGTAATTaaacataaatcacttcacttgtcaactcaatttttttttttacaaatcaatTTAGTTCGAAATTAATGACAAGCTGACCCAAACACGCacttaaacaaaaatgaaaatcaatttttaagaaGTTAGAATCAACCATTGTAGATATAATAAATTACTACCTATCTTGTTGTGGCATTCCTGTCTGTATTGGGGCATTGGTGTAAAAGTTTAGATAATGAAAGTAGAAGAATTTGTAAAGTGCAATTAAAGAGTGGGGGAAGTGTTCAACAGTACAAAAAGTCATGTCTGACGCAACCTTGCTAACTTTTCGAAGTGTTAGTTAGTCCTTCCTTGAGTTGAAGCATATTAAAATGATTGAGATGAGGAATGATTTACTTAATTGTTCAACACTAATTTTGTTTTCTTGCAGTCTGACTTGCAAAACCAAAGCTGTGATGATGTGGTTTCAACGGCTAGCTCTGGATTTGGTTCTGATGAGAAAACTATCAAAGCAGTTTATGAACAGATGAAGGTAAGTTATAGCCTTGCATTCATTGTAGTAGTAATATCCTTTCATGCTTGAAAAAGACAACCCCActgtttccaaaaaaaaaaactttagaagttttattttgttttgaagtgGTTGTTGCTAGAAGGtaattttgttttgaagtggcagtaatattaattattatttttaattctatTGTTGGCTCTAGATATTTCTTTTTTCTACCAAGTGGAATGTAAGTAAGCATTAATGTTGTGAGAAGGTAACTTAGTTCTGTAGATATATTTTCCTAAAATTAAGATTATTTAATGATTTCTTAGTGCTTGTGCAAACCTTAAATCACAACCATTTTGGATTGGATGCAGTAATTGTCAATTGATGCCATTATATGTTTATGTAGATCCTTGTATCTTCATCTAGGAAATTTCAGTCCATGACTTATCGTTCCTCATAGGGAGAAAATTGAATGTTTCTATAGTATAAGACCTGGCAGAAAATTGGCAATTGTTCTTTATGACAAATAGGTAATTCTTGGTATAAATTTGGGTCTTCGACTTCTTCTGCAGTCAGTACAAACAGATCACCCAGAAGCTGGTGATATATATGAAACAGTTCGCACTGAAGTGAGGCGTGCTATTTCTGAGATTCGGATTGACCTAGAAAGTGTAAGTTTCATGACCTCATGACTTTCTCTTTGCCTGCTTTAAGTCAACTGGATCCATTTAATTGATTTATTGATTTAGCAAATGGTGATTTATACTGTGTGCCACTGCTTAATGGAAAGCTCCCCCTCCCCTTTCTGTGTGTGTATGTGTGCCTAAGACTAATGATTGATATCAATATCTGATGAAGCCATCAAAGTAAAAGGTTGGGTAAGAGTACACtaattattattactataaAGTTGCTCCTAGCTGAGCACCATTACAAAATGGAGCAAAGAGGACCACTTTATCCCATATAGAAGGAATTGCAAAAAATTGCCCTTGAAAGTTCATATACTGCCAACTGTAGTCTCTTTTTCCCATTATAGAAACAACAGTAGAAGTTGAATATGTTTTGGCCATGGGTCTGAATTGAGGACTGCACCACCAAATGCAGCTGCAATATTGCAGTTATGGTGTTACCGACAAATGTATCACTCTGCTCTTATGGAGTGATTTTAAATATGGGAAAAGGCTATAGTGTAACACTGCAACAGCTGCATCAAACCATAAGGCCACAATTGATCTCAGCAAGGGCCTCTTTGTTTGATGTaaacttaaaataattttacactgCAATGGCCACAAACTACATTGCCACTGCAATGACTATATCCGCAACTAGAACTACAAATTTTAGAACCATGTTTTTAGGCTTGGGTTTTACAGTATAACAGAATCAGCAAAGTCAGTTTCTTTGAGAATGAATCATGAAACATTCGGCCAATCATCATTTGTGAAAAAAGTCTTCAGGTGTCAATGCATTTTCAAATGTTAAAGTTGCATTGCCGGGGTCTATTTCTTCAATGCAACTTTACATTTTACATGAATTGTAGCAATGCCTGCATTTCTTGTgaatttcatttgatttttatttttgtatttcttAATTTATAGCTTTCTACGGGTTGTGAATTCTGGTTGCTCATCACATGGTCTGAGTGCTATTAAGTGTTCATGCACGTACACCAATGTTTTTATGCTACTCTGTAACTTGTTTCTGACACACTGGATTTCAGGCTATCCAAGGGAGTAATGCTACAGCTATTGCTGTTACCAACGTGGCTAATATATCTCCAGGCTTGGTGAACCCTGGTAAAGTTGAATTGATTTTGGAGACTAGAAGAGAATATGCCAAAAAGCTTGAAGAGGTAATATTTCCTTTTATACTTGTAGATGAAGTGTGGTTAGCTTctctttcttttactttttttttctttcatttttaattcattttcgcTCTATTGTGTAGTGGATGGTCATCTCATAGTTGAGCTTGAGTGTGGGTATCATTGATGCCCTAGAACATTTTGTTTGAACTCCCTTTATGCTTTtatgtttcaactttcaaagtAGCTACTaatttatttcctttttcttttccataTCAAATTGCTACATTATATTTTCCCCTTTGTATTTTTCCTCTTTCGGTTATATAGTATATCTGTTTTCTAGTCTCTGCTCTTTCAAATTGCACTCTATTAAGTAGACGTTGTCATACTTACAGTCCCGGGAGCGTGCTAGAAATATTAGAGCAGATCTAGCTGTTGAAGAACATCGTGGACAAGAACTGGATAGAATCTTGAAAGAAGTTCTTCTATGTCCCATGACCCCTAATGTGCAAAAGCCTCGTCCAGCAAGAAAAGTATGTTCTATTgttcttttttaaatttgtttagCTAGCCTAATACATCTTTTCACACTTGTCGTGAAGTGCATTAATGCTTTTCCTACCATAGCGTTATATAGCATGTATGTTTTCTGCATTGTTCATTGGTCATTTTCTTGCACTTACATATGTATGAACATTTTCCTGGGTGGGGTATAGGTTATAAGTAGAAAAGATTAGGTTGAAAGATTGAATAAATGCAATGGTTGTCTTGTTTTAGATCAATACCAAGCATAAACTTCAGTAGCGTTACAGGAAAATATAGAACATGTAGCTACTCTTTGTTTCTGTGCATATTAAAGCAGAATAGAATAGGACAAAAGGTAAGAATGCGGTATATTTTGATTGATACTACTAAAAAGGGTGGGACAAATGAGAACAAAACAAGCTGTCtcattctgttctggatgtgtGCCACACCCTACCTTCATCTTTTATGTATGCATCTATATGGACTTCTCATGGATGGGAATGAACTTTTACACTTTAGATTTGTTATATGATTTTGTACCACAaacttaaaaatattaaatagcaAATATGGCATCTCCTTTTCAGGTTTTGAAAATATTAACAATTTCCcttgttgatgttttcaatcaACGATGCAGATAACTTTGATCATATGCATTCCATTCTAAAGATAATATCGTAGTTGTTGCCATAGATTTTTGGGAACTATTGCTTGCTAGTTCAGCAAGTGTGCATgattttatgttatttgttCTATTCCATTTTTAATGAACCAAAAACATGGTGACAGTCTAGcattgaaagaaggaagatgtcAAAGCGTCTCGAGGAAGATGCCAAGGCTTATTTTGATGAGTGTGTATCACTTTCGACATTTGATAGTTCTGACTTTTCATCCCAAGAGGACCCTCCACTCAATTTGGTTGGTCCACCTATTCCATCTGGTAGCCATGCTTGTTTAGCCCAGGCAAGTTCAAATGCTTGAGTTTCTAATTTCATAGCTAGTTTCCTCACTAATTAACAGGTCCCTCTTGATTGCCTTTTTTGAATAATAGTTCTGAATCCATTAACAAATTAATCGAATAATAATACTCAATTTACTGAAACTTTTTCCACCGTTGAATCTAGCGCAGCTTATTCCAACCTTGAAAGGAATTGTTCTGGAAATAAATGTTTTACATTTTAACAGGAATCAGGCACCCGCGAACAATCCCTGAATTTAAATTATGAGATTTCTCAACCACCTTCCAGCAGAAATACTGTGGAAGCTATTCACGGTCATGTCAGTTCAATCACTGGCAGCAGAGACACAGGTTGCAATCCCTGCTTCTCCTTTGCACAGAAGTCATCTGAAACCTCTACCCTTCAACAATACATTAAAAAGTTCGAAAAAAGTATTACGAAGTTGCCAACTATGAAATCAAATTGTTCTGATCTAAATGACTATAGTTTGCAATCATCAGCTGAGAGCTTGTTGATTGATAGGGTACTACTGAAAAATAGAATAGAGTCTGGTAGTTTGTTACTCTGTAGTGGTGGTAACAAATTGTCATCTAAATCTTTTGGGATTGGGATTTGACTTGGAAGAGTGGATTATTTAACTTTTGTCTGTGCCTTGTAATTTTTGCCATTGTCCTTTTCACAAGTGAATATATTTCCAAATGTAAATGTGAGTTGACTGATTGTACATTAAACGAAACTGAATGAAATATAACGGAATGAGATGAATTTCAATAAATATCCTTTGTTTGGACATTTTATAATGAGAcaaattttattgtttggaTAATGAACGCAAATAGaatgaattataattttttttattcttaagTTACTCTTACTTTAAAAgcactaatatatatatatatatattttttttttggtacatcggaaaattaacaaaagtgaaacaacaaaagaaagaaagcacGGGGACTAGCGCATGGTTAGTCTATCCTTCAACAGAAAATACTCCAGCTCCGGAATTTGATGGTAAATAATAACATTCGATTGAATGGATTTAagttgaaataataataatataatagtaataatattaaagtaaaaatgttcaaaaataataataatattaaagtaattgtaataatattaaaatattattataatatttatgtGTTTCTTGAATAGTTTGGTGTGTTTTGCTTATAAGACTTTTAAAATTGCCCgaaattcaattaaatatgATTTTCAAGTATATTGACATGGTTTATTTAGTAAATAGGCCCTTTCCGCCTCGAGTCTAAAGTAAGATATACGTCTTGCAAAGTTGGCGAAACTAAGATAAGTTTTTTCCATTTATGCATTCTCACTCTAACATTTTCCAATGTAAATGAATTAGCATTGtggagttatgatatatacacacctctccacttcttttccatcttcattctatttatttctctcttctttatcaatcaaatcacatatcacatctttactttctctcttctttcttcctatcactctcttcttccacctctccaTATATCAAaagtgaggtgtgaagatataattatccaGCATTGTGCTAGTGATAGTGAATTTAATACATTTAAATGCAAGGAAAATGAGGTTGGACTGTTACGGAATTGGGCATGCTAGATAACTCAAGCATGCCCGACCTATGGAAATTCCAAGGTACGTCGCCCGCCTACAGGGCCGTGTACAAACATTTTGTGGCCTAAGGCAAAAatgttaaaataattttctttcGTAAATAATCTTAAAAagactttatatatatatatatatacatatatatatatatcatataaattaCCAATTTTTAATATCAATCTCCTAGTTTTTTGAGCTGCGAAATCATTTATCTATGTTTTATAATCAAGCAATTCTAACATTTCACTTTCAATAGATAAATATCTAACTCATTCAATCTATCTCGTAACATTTTTGACTTTATATATGATTTCTTTTTTGACATAGACTTTATATATGATTTAAACAAGTTTAACTTTGAAAAACTACTTTCAGCATATAAAACACTatctatattttaattttgaaaaactaaagatatATAAATCATAGAAAATATTAACGGTTATAAGTaaatacaaattaatttttcaattttgggAATGTAATAATAACAGatgttttatttattagtttttaaaaaaatgaaaaatttgctAATACAAATTACTACTACTACTAATAATTATTAAACTTGCAATTCTCAACCAAGTGggttggtgtagtggttcagcacttcatcctttaagcaagtggttgagggttcgaatcccagctcttgcgaatagaaaaaactcttTGGCCAgtcccctaccgcttagtgcgctgaccgtggggcgagggattagtctcacggctgtcgGCTTTGGGGATATcttggtcaagacaaaaaaaaaacttgcacTTCTCACGTTACACTTCTTAGTTCTCACATTGCATTGCCAATGTTGTAATTAATATGACATGATTTTCCATTATTTCAATATATCTCTTAAGTCTCAATAGTATAtactatatatgtattaatttttgattttttgggGCCTAATGCATTATTTTTTTGGGGGCCTAAGGCAATTGCCTTATTTGTCTTGTGGCCTACAAGGCCATCCCCCGCCTAGGTCATGATAAGTTGTCGATCCATGGCCAAGCTTCGTCGCCGAGGCCTCATGTCTCCTAACTTGGAGTGTTGTGGACAATTAGGGTATGGGCCGACCAAGTTACTAAATCTTAGCATGTTGACCAGGTACTTACTAGTATGAGTTGGTGCAATGTTATAGCATAAATTattactccctccattcctaATTGTGAGacctaattttaaaattttcatgtccctaaatataagaccttttacaataatctagcaaaaaCTATTCTACTCTTCCATGTATacccctcacattaattgtgtgttttcaattccaaagttttaaTTATCACATAccattaattagtgagagaaaatgatctagggtaaatatgaaagaatgtatgtatttttaaaaaaccaatacactaattagGTTTTATAAACGCAATTTTTTAATAAacgcaattttttgtattaggttttataattaggaacggatgGACTACAAAATTGGACAAGCTCACTTAGCCACCAcaaaaactgaaataaaaacaaattaaacaaaGGAAAAGACATCGAATTCCTCCATTGAACATCTCTATCATTGGATCCAACccactaattacaaagtgaaacacttgtttttcctttttatatTAAGGGTTCATTTCGTGGTCAAGACTCAGACATTATATGATAGAAAAACTAGATAATAACATGATAAAATAAGAGCATAACAGACTTTTATCTTAGCTTCGGTACACACTAGATAACATTATACTATTAAATCCTTTGTTTGAGGTGGATCAGAAAATAAGATATGACATATTGTTGGCCCAAAATGTTTGGCCCAAAACGCATGAAATTTGGCCCAAAGCGCATGAGGCAGTCGAGTATGGATCAAGGGAATTACGAAGAAACGCCAAGTTAGGGGAGTAGTCGAATTCGACAAAGGGACATTGGCAACCGTTGCTACAAACAC
This portion of the Lotus japonicus ecotype B-129 chromosome 3, LjGifu_v1.2 genome encodes:
- the LOC130745230 gene encoding uncharacterized protein YMR317W-like translates to MAVAAFKSSSRRGGNHSSTTAPAAATSSSSATRSSTTTTANNRAPARRSRSVSAFARSTSSDDVATEFLNKRNNPLFDETVLETSTPAQAASSGGDRGRSVARNSEPGRSLSRVDTGRRTRSASQCPVSRRNLSYSTSESEAESKGESVIKFGGSSRRSGLVGRSDYGVTDRVKDLNTWTSLHSSDEVSDSFTGTLSDLQNQSCDDVVSTASSGFGSDEKTIKAVYEQMKSVQTDHPEAGDIYETVRTEVRRAISEIRIDLESAIQGSNATAIAVTNVANISPGLVNPGKVELILETRREYAKKLEESRERARNIRADLAVEEHRGQELDRILKEVLLCPMTPNVQKPRPARKSSIERRKMSKRLEEDAKAYFDECVSLSTFDSSDFSSQEDPPLNLVGPPIPSGSHACLAQESGTREQSLNLNYEISQPPSSRNTVEAIHGHVSSITGSRDTGCNPCFSFAQKSSETSTLQQYIKKFEKSITKLPTMKSNCSDLNDYSLQSSAESLLIDRVLLKNRIESGSLLLCSGGNKLSSKSFGIGI